Below is a window of Cytobacillus firmus DNA.
AATATGCCCGAGCACGAATATCGTCAGACAAATATAAGGGAAAATCACCCATAAAAACAGATCAAGACTGCTCATATGATTCTCCTTTCATCCGAGCTGCCAATTGTATCAGATGCGCGAAGCAGCTTGATGCAGTCGACACATGCCGCCAGCAGGAAGTGATAAGGACTGTTCTGGGCTTCAAGTTCCAAAGACAGGCGCTCAATTGACCGAAAGTGCAGCTTCAGCAGCTTAGCTGATTTCTCAGGTTCCGTAATAGCCGCAAATTCCAAAATAAGCGGCAGATAGTCCGGAAGCTCGCCGCTCTCGAGCTCTGCCCCCGCCTCCTTGAATTCCTGCCTCAATTTAACCAGCGCCGGCCCTCTCTCCCGATTATCTTTAAACACGGAATATGTCAGGTACAAGGTGCTGCGTTCATTAAAATCAAAGGTCAGGACATAATTTTGGCACAGATTCTCATAAGCAGTACTGTCCAGATAGTTCAAAAATTTCTTCAGGCTGGCGGCGATTTGCTTATCATCCAGGGAGTCCGCTTCACTATGCAGGTCAGGCAAATAGTCTTTCCATTCACTGGATGGGTACTGAAGCAGGACAGATGCTAAATTATAGACCGCTTGGCTTTGATTCATCCAAATCACTCCAATATTCCTCGCCGTAATAGTAAAGCGGATCTCTTTCGGAACCGACACTGCAGGAATTACAGTCTGTGGCCAAATCATCAAAGCCGGCATTTCCTTGCATTTTGTGCATATCACCGATTCTTTCTTTATGGGAAGCTGGGATCACATATCGGTCGGAATACTTGGCAATAGCTGAGAGTTCATACATATCGCGAGCTGTCTCTTCTGTCATTCCCGATGCTTGCAGTACGCTTGTGTCCGGTTCTTTTCCCAGGTTGATCTGGCGCATATAGGTCCGCATCGCAACAAGCTTTTTAAGCACAGATTTAATCACTTCTGTATCACCTGCTGTGAACAAATTGGCTAAATACTCGATTGGGATCCTGAACTGGTTAATCGTTGGGAAAATGATGTTTGGATCCAAATCATCAAGTTGTCCTCCGAACGCATTCACAAATGGGCTTAGCGGCGGAACATACCAAACCATCGGCAGCGTGCGATATTCAGGATGAAGCGGAAGCGCAATCCGCTGTTCCACGGCCATTTTATAAACTGGCGATCTTTGCGCGGCTTCAATCCAATCATCCGGAATGCCTTCTTTTTTCGCTTCCTTAATTACTTCCGGATCATGAGGATCCAGGAACATATCCAGCTGGGCTTCGTATAAATCTTTATCATCAGGAACAGATGCCGCTTCCTTCACTTTATCGGCATCATATAGGACAATCCCGATATAGCGAAGCCTGCCGACACAGGTTTCCGAACAGACAGTTGGCAGCCCTGCTTCAATTCTCGGATAACAGAAGGTGCATTTTTCAGCTTTATGGGTCTTCCAGTTAAAATAGACTTTTTTATACGGACATCCCGTCATACAGAACCGCCAGCTGCGGCATGCTTCCTGGTCCACAAGCACAATACCGTCTTCTTCCCGCTTGTACATGGCTCCTGATGGGCAGGAAGACACGCAGGAAGGATTCATGCAGTGCTCACAAATCCTCGGCAGATACATCATAAATGCCTGTTCAAATTCAAATTTAATTTGATCATCCAGCCCAGCCATGTTCGGATCCTTCTTTCCGGTTACATGCACACCTGCGAGGTCATCCTCCCAGTTCGGGCCCCATTGGATGTCCATATACTCACCTGTCAGCTGGGACTTTGGCCTTGCTACCGGCTGATGTTTTTTCTCAGGGCTCTGAATCAGGTTTTCATAGTCATATGTCCAGGGCTCATAATAATCATCAATATCGGCAAGGTCAGGGTTATAGAAGATATTGAGCAGTTTATTGACGCGGCCGCCTGCCTTCAGCTCCAGCTTCCCATTTTTCAGCGCCCACCCGCCTTTTCTCAGCTCCTGGTTTTCCCATTCCTTCGGATAGCCGATGCCCGGCTTGGTCTCCACATTGTTCCACCATTGGTATTCAACACCCGGACGGTTCGTCCAGGTGTTTTTACAGGTCACACTG
It encodes the following:
- the narJ gene encoding nitrate reductase molybdenum cofactor assembly chaperone — translated: MNQSQAVYNLASVLLQYPSSEWKDYLPDLHSEADSLDDKQIAASLKKFLNYLDSTAYENLCQNYVLTFDFNERSTLYLTYSVFKDNRERGPALVKLRQEFKEAGAELESGELPDYLPLILEFAAITEPEKSAKLLKLHFRSIERLSLELEAQNSPYHFLLAACVDCIKLLRASDTIGSSDERRII
- the narH gene encoding nitrate reductase subunit beta, which produces MKIKAQFGMVMNLDKCIGCHTCSVTCKNTWTNRPGVEYQWWNNVETKPGIGYPKEWENQELRKGGWALKNGKLELKAGGRVNKLLNIFYNPDLADIDDYYEPWTYDYENLIQSPEKKHQPVARPKSQLTGEYMDIQWGPNWEDDLAGVHVTGKKDPNMAGLDDQIKFEFEQAFMMYLPRICEHCMNPSCVSSCPSGAMYKREEDGIVLVDQEACRSWRFCMTGCPYKKVYFNWKTHKAEKCTFCYPRIEAGLPTVCSETCVGRLRYIGIVLYDADKVKEAASVPDDKDLYEAQLDMFLDPHDPEVIKEAKKEGIPDDWIEAAQRSPVYKMAVEQRIALPLHPEYRTLPMVWYVPPLSPFVNAFGGQLDDLDPNIIFPTINQFRIPIEYLANLFTAGDTEVIKSVLKKLVAMRTYMRQINLGKEPDTSVLQASGMTEETARDMYELSAIAKYSDRYVIPASHKERIGDMHKMQGNAGFDDLATDCNSCSVGSERDPLYYYGEEYWSDLDESKPSGL